The following are encoded together in the Hemicordylus capensis ecotype Gifberg chromosome 4, rHemCap1.1.pri, whole genome shotgun sequence genome:
- the SNRPC gene encoding U1 small nuclear ribonucleoprotein C: protein MFLSLSREASRIVFTSLPDVGAGRSGTISFRSNMPKFYCDYCDTYLTHDSPSVRKTHCSGRKHKENVKDYYQKWMEEQAQSLIDKTTAAFQQGKIPPTPFSAPPPGGAMIPPPPNIPGPPRPGMMPAPHMGGPPMMPMMGPPPPGMMPVGPAPGMRPPMGGHMPMMPGPPMMRPPSRPMMVPTRPGMARPDR from the exons ATGTTTCTATCTCTATCAAGGGAAGCCAGTCGCATAGTATTTACGTCACTTCCGGATGTTGGCGCGGGGAGGTCGGGGACCATATCGTTCAGAAGCAACATGCCGAA GTTTTACTGCGATTACTGTGATACTTACCTCACCCATGACTCT CCATCTGTGAGAAAAACACATTGTAGTGGTAGGAAACACAAAGAGAATGTGAAAGACTACTATCAAAAATGGATGGAAGAACAAGCACAGAGCCTGATTGATAAAACAA CGGCTGCGTTTCAACAAGGCAAAATTCCACCTACTCCATTCTCTGCTCCACCTCCAGGAGGAGCTATGATACCACCACCACCTAATATCC CTGGTCCTCCACGGCCTGGTATGATGCCAGCACCACATATGGGTGGACCGCCAATGATGCCAATGATGGGCCCACCTCCCCCAGGAATGATGCCAGTTGGACCCG CTCCAGGGATGAGACCGCCCATGGGAGGACACATGCCAATGATGCCAGGGCCACCAATGATGAGACCTCCATCCAGACCCATGATGGTGCCAACCAGACCAGGAATGGCTCGTCCAGACAGATAA